The Pseudomonadota bacterium genomic sequence AGTCGTTCGGCACACGGCTCTCGCGCTGATCGTCCTCGACGGACAGGTCGTCGAGGGAGAGGGTGAAGCCCCACCTAGCGGCGCCTATGGTTGCGGGCCTCACCAAGCTTTCGCTAGAGAAATCGCGCCACGGAGAGATTCGCGTGCGCGTTGCGTTCACCACGCCCCTCGCGCCACTTAGGCGAGCGCATGCTCGGGGACATCGTTCGCCTGGCAGCGCTGAGTGCAGACTTCACCACCATCGGGCTGTTCTGCGCACCCGTCCGGCCGCACCAACGTGGGACCCTTCGTTGACAACGTGTTCGACGAGCTATTCCGGGAGACCGCCGCCTACTGTAGACTTTGCGCGCCGCCCAACTCCCGTTGGAAAAACCTCACCATCGACGCGATCGCGTAGGCGTAGCGGTCGCCCCGTCCCTCGTGCGCATGATTGGTGCCGGGGAACAGCACCAGATCGTAGGGCTTTCCGTGCTCAGCCAGCGCATCCAACATGCGATGCGTATTGCTGATCGGCACGTTCACATCGCTGGTACCGGCGATGAGCTGCAGTGATGCCTGCCACCCGGCCAAGCGCTCGCTGAGCTCACCCCGCGCGTAGGCTTGCGGGTGCTCTCCCGGCGCACCGAGCACAAATTCGATGAAGGCCGTGTGATCCGTGAAGCTCGTCTGCGGCACGCTGACCGAGACGGCGCGATAGGCGGTCGGCGCCTCGATCCCGGCCAGCAGCGCCGAAAAGCCGCCCCAGGAGTTACCAGCGATGCCGAGGCGTGACAGGTCCATCCACGGGCGCTCCATCGCCAATGATTGCAAGGTCGATAGGTGCTCCGACACCTGCCCCTCGGGCCAGCGCCCGTAGGTGGCTTGGCGGATCGCCCTACCTCGCCCGGGCGTGCCGGCGCCGTCGATGGTCACCACCACAAAGCCTGCGCGCACGAGCATGCCGATGACGCTCGTGTAGTCAGACCCACTGCCATGTTCGCCGAATCCGTAGTAGCCGAGCGGGGTCGCCAGCAGAGAAGGCGCGCCGTAGACGCGCTCGATCACCGGGTAGCGACGCTCGGAATCGAAGTCCGGGGGGCGGAAGATCATCCCGGTCACACTGTGCGGCCCTAAGGATCCGGCGATGGAAAACGGCTCCGGCGAGGGCCAAGTGCTGCGTGCCGCGGGTACGGACGCTTCGAAGGGAGTGCTCAGCACCGCCCCGTCCTGCAGGCGTCGCAGGCGCAGCGTGGGTGGCTCGTCGACGGCTGAATGCAGATCGAGGAAGCGATCCTGGTCGATCGCCACGTTGATGGAATGCACGCCCGGGCGGCTCGTGAGGAAGCGTTGCTCATGCGCCCCCTCGGCTCGCTGCGTCACCCGCAGCAACTGTCGATCGAGGGGCCGCTCCGCCGTGCCGGCGGTGAAGTAGAAGCGGTCCGTCGTGTCATCGTGGGCGATGAAATCAACCACGTCGAACGCCCCGGTCGTGAGGCGCGTGGGCGCTCCACCCTCGCGGTCGATCAGGTAGTAATGGAAGTATCCCGTGTGATCCGAGCGCCAGAGCACCTCATCGCCGCCGTTGAGGTAGCGCGCCGTCTGCGGGCCGCCGGGCCACTTCACGGCGCGCTCGCTGGACTGCATGTGCAGGATCGACACGCTGCCGTCG encodes the following:
- a CDS encoding prolyl oligopeptidase family serine peptidase; the protein is MAIQLRLLVAAIAAIAAIAPHAAAAAERAYDLVEVREQIEALHEGLAVPAPGWGFSADGMGVCVGYRVFRSEDGAASTHADPQALVAGDRPCEFYGAKPGGLQWRVRDGALVELASTRPPSPRTVRGMFPMWGWDRRERLSPDGRYFASLLGPDLALRKVGEANAVAITDDGTSPAPYFLGSDIWEASASIFSPTARYFVGRRHDSTEMVPMRALDPFAHELLEFRYWGRVDQPLPRTTLVVVDADKADVALTVPPPPSDRYRFFIEWAADGERFLVIDVARDLSEYVLSEISVADGSVSILHMQSSERAVKWPGGPQTARYLNGGDEVLWRSDHTGYFHYYLIDREGGAPTRLTTGAFDVVDFIAHDDTTDRFYFTAGTAERPLDRQLLRVTQRAEGAHEQRFLTSRPGVHSINVAIDQDRFLDLHSAVDEPPTLRLRRLQDGAVLSTPFEASVPAARSTWPSPEPFSIAGSLGPHSVTGMIFRPPDFDSERRYPVIERVYGAPSLLATPLGYYGFGEHGSGSDYTSVIGMLVRAGFVVVTIDGAGTPGRGRAIRQATYGRWPEGQVSEHLSTLQSLAMERPWMDLSRLGIAGNSWGGFSALLAGIEAPTAYRAVSVSVPQTSFTDHTAFIEFVLGAPGEHPQAYARGELSERLAGWQASLQLIAGTSDVNVPISNTHRMLDALAEHGKPYDLVLFPGTNHAHEGRGDRYAYAIASMVRFFQRELGGAQSLQ